The Desulfobulbaceae bacterium genomic sequence GATTGGTGACGAATCTGACTTCCTGGCGGAGCAAGGCAGGCAAGAAGGTCAAGGATCCCCGGAAGATAAAGCCGGACAGGACACTTCCCACCAAAAGGAGGATCAAGGCGACAGGCACCAGACTTCCCTCTCCACTCGTACCCTTGGGAGACGCCGCTATCACGCTCTCACCCCTCTCCTTCCCTGACCGGCGCCGGACCATCGCAGACAACGACAGATTTGCTTCCCCAGGAACTTCGGCCCGATGCAAGATAAGGCCAAAGATCAACCCCATCACCCCGTAGACCAAATAAGGCGCCCGCCAACTGCTGAAGAGCCAGATGCAGCCCGCGCCGGCCATGGGGGCCAGAAAAAGGCCAAGATTGCCGAATACCCCATGAATTCCCATGGCCTTACCCCGCCGCGAACCAACCCCCCGGGCAATAAACGATAAACCTGCCGGATGGTGAATGCTGGCAAACAGTCCGAGCAAGGCGTAGGATACGGCAAATGGCCACATCCCGTAGGACATCCCCACCATGATCGAAGAGATTGACATCCCGAGGACACCAACCGTCAGCACCTGCTTAGCCCCGAATCGGTCGGCCATATAGCCGGCCGGAATCCCGCCCAATCCGTACAGGAAGTAACCGACATTGGCAATGACACCAATCTCCATGAACGACATGGAGTTCTCCCCGGCGATTACCACCATCACCGCCGAAAACAAGGTCATGAAACCATGGGTCATAAAATGAGAGCCACTGGTCAGCCAGATCACGCGCATTTCGTCAGAATCGTGATGCGTCTCGCTACTCATAGGGGTCGAATCCTCACAAGGAAGGGAAATTAAAAAGGGGTAAATAAACCATGCTGCCAACGCTTACTGCCACTTGACCCGCTCTTTTAATACCGGCTCAATAATGACCGATCCCATCGTCGGGTCGTCCTTTTTGTCAAAAATCAACTCATCGATTTTCTGTCCATCATCAGTCCCGAACCAGTTCTCGCGGGCATCAACATCAAAATCCTGGGCCTCGGCCACGGCGATATTGTAATCAGTGTTATCGTAAATATTGTTGCGGTTAATTTTCACTCCTTGCGCCTGATAGAGATAGACGCCTTTCTTGTTGCCGGTAATCTCGTTATCACTAATTACCGCCTGGACCTCATCCTTGGGAAAGATGCCAAAGAATTTATTCTCCTGAATCAGATTATGCTTTACCACCGCTTTGGAGTTACGAAATCCTATTCCACCCTTATTGTTCACAAAACGGTTGTGGGTAATCTCCATATCGCTCATCTTGCCAAACCACGGGGCTGACGGGTCTTCTTCCTCCTTCTTGCAACTTACCCCGATCCCATTCTTAGCGAACTCGTTATAATTAATGGCAGCAGATGCACCGTGACCATGAACACCATTGTAACCAAACAAAATCTTGCAGTATTCGATGACATTCCCCTCACTGCCCAGCAGATTGATTGCGCCCCAATCCGCGGGCCTGGCATCGATCTCTGCCGAAGTAAAGACGATGGTCTTATCCGCCGTGCCACGGGCAATAATCCGACCACGGACAATAATCTCGGCCCCAGGATAATAAGGAGAATCAATACTGTACATATTCTGGTCAGACTTTTCATCAATGCGTGTAAACTTAACAGTCGTCCCAGGCATGACGGTTAACGTAACCCCTGGCGGCACATCGATATCGCCATTGACCAATACCATCCCTTCCCAGGTCGTATCTTTATCAAGTGTCTGCTTACTCAGCTCGACGGTCTGCTGCTTGTTGCCACATCCAGTCACCCCCACGACCATACTCACAGCCAAGACATAAAAAACCCAGGTAACACCCCTCATCACACCCCTCCTCAACATGTCAAAGGCGCAGAGGACACTCTCACGAGTTTCCGTGCGCCAATTTCAAAAAATACCAGCTCACCTGGCGATGCAAACCACCAAATGATGAACTTGTCCATCGCCCAGACACCCTTCAGTCTAACCCAAGCTGGTACTCGGGAGCGATCCCATATCCACGTCGCCGATTCACCATCCCTACCACCAACAACAAAATAATCCCAAAAAGTACAGCCACCTGGGCCTTTATCGGAGTCCCCGCAGCAGTGCCTCCCAATCCCCAATTCTGGACCAGAGCCGCTCCCACCAGCATACCAAGAACCGTGACTCCGGCATCGGTATCACCTTGCCCAGAGGCCACGAGTTGCCGCAAGGGGCAACCGCGGATCAATACCGAACCAAAACCAACCAACAACATCCCGAGAAAGGCCCAACCATAACTGTCGTTAGAACTCGGCTGACCATTGAGTCCAAAGGAGAACTGACCGGTAAGCAGACTGGCCACAAGGGCGAAGCTGAAAAAAGACCCCAAACTGATCAACAGCCCGGTCGATCGCGGGCAATTCATCACCTCCCGCGGCCCCCACAAGAAAAAGCGGGCGATGCCGCCGGTGATACAGAACTGGGTATGTTGAGACCACCCGCCGACCAAAAGGCCCAAGCCCAAAGCCAGGACAAACGGAGCATGCAACGCCCCACCACCCTTAATACTTTCCCCGATAAAGGACGGCTTCATGACAGACAAGACCAGAAGCAAAAACATAAATCCCGGGAGCATATAGCCGCTCGCTTTTGGCACCTCACTCGCCTTACCAAGTTGAAAGCCATTTTCGACAAACTCAAGCCCAATATAGATCCCTGCCACCAGCCCGACCACTCCGACCAAGGCCCCGATGTCACCTGCCGCAAGCCTCAACACCATCTTGACCGGGCAGCCGATAAAGACCGAGCAGCCGATAATCAACAACACCCCAACCACAAAGCGTAGCAGAGGAGAACTGCCGCCGGTCGCTATAAAATCCTTGCGGTAGACAGACCAGGCAAAAGCTCCAAGAACAATACCGATAATTTCAGGACGGAGATACTGCATCCTCTCATTGGCATGGAGACCCAGTGCACCTGCCATATTCTCCATGAAGCAGGAGACACAAAGCCCGGTATTGGCAGGGTTCCCGTAATACGACAAGATGACAGCCCCAATGCCGATCACCGCCCCCATCAACACGAACACACTCTTACGCATAATTTGCCTCCTGTCTAACCGCAACTACCGGCAATTTTCCGCAACAGATAATAATACACTGTTCGGGCGGACAATAACGCAGCATCATCATGCTTGGTAGCCAACCCCGACTCAATTACAGACCAAGCCTCTTCAACCGTTTTCTTGATTTTCTTCCCTTGAAAGTGTTCCGATTTTTTATCCAAGAAATCGGGGTTCAAATCCACCGCCTTCCGATATTCAAGCATAGCGCCAACCGAATCTTGACGGTAAAGATGGAGATCACCCCATAACAAAAAAGGCATAGCCTCATAGGGATAGGCGACGACCATCTCTTTGAGCAACGACTCTGCCTGCTCCAGATTATTTCCGGCAAGCAATGTCTTGACCACGCTGATTTTCTTGTCAAATACGGGATCTATCCTCACAACAAACTGTGCACTCTGGCGCCGCTCCTCTGGCTGTCGCTCCAAAAACACCACCAGAAACAACGCCCATACCGTGAGCATGACTGCAGCTAAGATTGAGATTATATCAAGTCTGTCCACTGATATTCCATTTATGTCCTAAACCGAAAATTGATGATGTTGTAATCAAGCAACCGCCGTCCCGGCATTTATTGCAAAGCACCCAAACCTTGAGCTGCCCACCATTCCGTTTTATAGACACGAAGGAGCCCTATCCTCAATCAGAAAACCAACAGCGCCTGCCAGCTACTCTTATTTGAGATTATAAGCAGAATATTACGATTATCCACCTTAAATAATACACTCCGCTCAATTTACAGCACGCAGGAGTCTGGTGCCGGGGAGGAGAAAGAATGTACCCGGAATAGGCCCGTCCAGCAACAAGATTGCCTTCCGCACACAACGGCAGGTTGTTGACATTAACGTTCCACCAATAAAAAGGGAGCGACAACAGAAAAAAACACCCCTCCATTGAGCCCCCACAAACTAACATTAATCTGCAACAACTAGTCATTATTTTTAATCAATGTCGCTTTACAAATAGAAACGAGCATGGTCTATTAATAGATTTTACATCACCTTTTATGTTGATCTGGCTATCGACTGAAGGTTATTAGGGAGCAGCCAATCGCAACTAATAAAATGGATTGCATCTGATCTGGCACCTATAACTATAACAGACGAAACGTCTGAAACCATGACTTACTGCGCCTCAGCAACAAGATACTATATCGTTTATGAACAGACTTCATATCCTCAGCACCATGCTTCTCTGCCTCACCATTCCCTGCCACACCTGGGCAAACACCACCCGGATACTGCGTATTGAATTGAGTTATTCCGGCAGTGCAGTATCGTACAACCTCTACAAGGACGGAGTGCGGGTTTGCTCCAACATGAACACGGACGAATCGCAGATAGACTGCCCTGTCGAAATCGACCCTACTCCGATGACTTTTATCATAACCGCCGTTGACCAAAACGGCACAGAAAGCCCGCAGTCAGCGCCCTATATCCTCGTACCGCCTGAACTCCCAACAGCAAGCTTCACCTCCACCATAATATCCAAGACGGAGCCAGCCCTCGTCAGCTTTGATGCCAGCGATTCCGTTGATTTTGATGGCATGATTATTCGTTACGACTGGGATTTTGGCGATGGCAGCACTGGCGCCGGGAAATTCATTGACCACCCATACCCCACTCCTGGCACCTATACCACCCGGTTGACCGTAATCGACGACGACAGCCACTCTGCCGAGATGACGTCTCTGCTTACCATTGCCCCCGCCCCTGTGGCTATAAGTCAGTCTCTGACCACCCGGGAAAACTGCACCCTGCGAGGCATCCTAACGGCTGAGAACTCCCCCGAAGAAACCACACTGACCTTTACCCTGGAGACCACGCCGCAGCATGGTATCATCAAGGAATTTGACACCCGCACCGGAGGCTTTGCCTACACCCCCCACCCTGATTTTAACGGCGCGGATCATTTCACCTTCACGGCCAGCAATGAAACAATGAACTCATCTCAAGCCACAGTAAGCGTCACCGTAACGCCGGCCAACAATGCGCCAACCACCGTCACCGACTTCGGAAAAGTCAATACCAGACGCTCAATTGTCATCCCGGTAGCCACCAACGATAGCGACCTGGACGGAGATCTTCTCACCGTGGTCTCAGTAACCCCGCCAAGCTCTGGAAAAGCTCAAATCATCAATAACTCAATCTGCTATACCGCCCCCAACACTGCAGGCCTGGTCATCTTTTGGTATCAAATCAGCGATGACAAGGGCAAGATATCTCTTGGAACCGTTGAAGTAGCCGTGAGCAACTAACCTAATCCACCAACTCACTCCCACAGGATCACTTGTCAACTGTTAGGAACCATCAGCCTGATCATAAAGGGATTCATCGCAAAAGTACGCGGCAACTCTCCGGCGGGATCGCCATCGATCTGAACCGGAACCCCATCACCACTGACGACAAAGACCCGGCCTCTGAGCTGCTCTCCCCATGGATAAGCCAAAGGACGCCCTGACACCAAGGCCATCCCGGCCATAAGCTGAGCCAAACGCCCCGGTCGGAGAATAAGACAGACATCCAAACAGTCCGCAACAAGAGAAGCCTCCGGGGTCATGGTGAATTTCCCCCCGTAACTCCGCGCGTTGCTGATGATCGCTCCAAACCCATGATGCGTTGCCCCACGGTCATCCACAATCCTCAACGGGGTGTCCCGCAGACGAAGCCACCCAAGGCAGGCGCTAATCAGATACGCACCCTTGGCCACCCGCCGTTTAAGACTCAGATCGACATCCCGCACCACGGCGGCATCAAAGCCGATCCCTGCCATCAGCACAAAACGGCGCTCCCCTGCCAACCCGAGATGAATCGCTGTCGGAATTCCATGAAGAGCCACGGCACAGGCTTGGTCAACCCGCCATGGCAGCTCCGCCTCCAAGGCCAGAACATTAGTTGTGCCTGCCGGCAACACCGCAAGCGGAGGCGAACCTGCCGTCATGCCATTCACCACCTCGTTGACAGTGCCGTCACCACCTGCCACCACCAGCCGGTCATAACCTCTGTCCGCACCTTGAGCGGCATACATCTCCGCATCCCCCCGTCCTCGAGTCAGGCAAAGATCAACCTCAACGCCCTGGGAGGCGAAATATCGCTGGGCCTGGGTGATAGCAGCTTCCGCATTGCGACCGGCAACCGGATTGGCAATTAATTGTATACGCATAGCATTCCCCTTAATATTGCCCCCGACTCCACCCTTCTGCACTACCCTTCTCTTAGCCATTTCTGGATAGTTCCGTTACTTTTCTTCCTCATCAACAGACTTGCTGTCTCCCGCCGATCCAGTCAACAGACTGAAGGTAGCGCCGGCAATCGGCCTGATATGACTAACTCGATAGACCAGATCCCGATGCCGAATGGCCTCAACCGGCCTGACCTCCCGAAACTTATGAAGTAACAGGGCGGCAGCGGCAAACCTCATCATCCCGGAAAGCAAAAAAATGACCGGCAGAATAAATTGCGGCGCCCAGGTCCATGAGCCTAAGGAAAATGATGCAGGGAGGTGTCCTGCCACAAAGCCCCCGCCAAGGGACCCGCACAAGACTGCAGCCCCGTTAATCAACCCCTGATAGGCCACACAACGAGCCCGTTTCGGCGGGGATACCGCATCAAATAAAAAATTACTGGATGCCAGCGAAAAGCCGGCCCAGATGATCCCGGCCACCACCTGAATCAGCATCAGATACACAATGTGTGATGAGAACAGCCACAGGGCAGGCACCACGCTGATCCCCCACCCACAGAGGCTCAAAATCTTCTTATTGCCAAACCGATCGCTCAGCTCACCCCAGTAGCGAAACATGAGAAACTGGGTAACCGTAGCCACAGAGACCACTACCGTGAACTCAAGATAGGAAAATTTGAGATCCCGCAGCATGTACAGGGCAAAATAGGGCGCAGAAAATGACACCGCCAGATTGACCAACCCGACATAAAAAACGTATTTAGCAAAGTTTGAGTGCGGCGACCGCCTGAGAAACTGACGAAAGGTAAAAACCTGGGCCGAATCCACCGACCAGGCAGGATCACGGTATAAGCCCAACCAGCGGCGCGAAATCAGACGAGCCACCCCGGCCGCCAGAAAGATCAGCATAAATCCCCAGGCCGCATCTCCACGCCGCTCAAAGATGTGCAAGGTGAGTCCAGCGCAAGTCAGGGCAACAAAGGAACTTAAGCCATTAACCCGGTTCCTGAAACCAAAAAATCGACCCCGAATATTCCCAGGAACCATATCTCCAATCAAACTATTCCACACTGGGGCCGTAAATCCGGTAGCGGCCTGATTCACTACGGCAAGAACAATAACGCATGCTGCTGTCAATGGCCCGTGCCCCAGCGCCAAGGATATCCCCGCCAGAGGAAACCACACCAAGGCCTGAACCAGGACAGAACGCATGATCCGGCGCAGACGGCTTGGACAACTATCCATGGCGATAGCGCTCCACCACTGCATCACCGCTCCCACTAACTGCGGAAGCGCCGACAACAGGCCAATCTGTACCGTCGTAGCCTGGAGAAAAACCCCAAAGGGGCCGAGATACGCCTCGCCGCAGCCAAGCATAACCGCATTGGCACTGCCATCACGGATTGAGGCATCCAGCGCAGAATCGCCCCATTGGCTATCGCGCCGTGGAAGTGTCGCAGGTGTGTCAGACATATCCCTACTGGCTCGTCCCTCGTCTAAAAAACAGTGCCGCCCTGCCAAAGTCATCCACCAAAACATCTTTTGTGGTTAATCCGATAAACCAAATTCAAAATCCACAAAATACCACACTCCGGCATGGCTCCGCTATCTTTCTCATTGCAATTTCAAGGACCATAGCACATAGTGGCAACGGCCTGTCATTGATCACGAGCCTCAAGCGAGTGATAACAGACGATCCAGCTGCTGCCCATATTATGCTTATTCACACCAAACCTCATCCCCTAAGAGTATCGCCAGGGAAATCATTTCCCCATGTCCACACACACCCCGAAACACTCACCCCTCATCCGTCACCGCCTCCAGGCAGCATTGGTGTACTGGATCGGGCTGCCAGGGACAGTCATCGGCTCCGGCCTCCTCATCGACATGCTCCTCACTGTGCCCCGAATAAAACTTACCCCATACACTCTGGGCTGCGGAGGACTCTTTTTGTGTACCGGTCTGGCCCTGATCAGCTGGTCGAACCGGGATCTTCTTCGCCTGGGCCTCGGCACCCCCAGCCCAGCAAGCCCGTGCCGTCGCCTGGTAACAACCGGCAGTTATAAGCTCTGTCGTCACCCTATGTTTTTAGGCTACGACTTGGCATCCTTCGCTGTTTTACTTTTTGTTGGCTCACCGGCAGCACTCCTGGTAAGCTATCCTATAATGCTGGCATGGCAGACCCACTTTCTCAAACGGGAAGAACATATCCTGCTCCTTCGCTTTACCAAGGAATACCAAGATTACCAAGCCATAGTCCCCTTCCTCATCCCCTTTCCGGCGCCGAGACCTCGATGATCAACACCCTCTTATCCCTTCGAAAATTATTGCAGGCCAGCCGCGAACATCAACACATCGAAACGGCTATCCTAACCCGCTTTCAGGACCTCATCGAGCCGCGCTACCGAGTAGCAACGCCCAAGGGCAAAGCCAACCAACTCCAGTATCTGCAGCGCAACTTCTTTTCAAGCCTGTTCCTGTCGATCTATCGTGCGATCGGGATCCCGGAGGAAAAACGCTCATTCTATGGGCAGATCAATCACTGTATCCGCGGCCTAGTTACCGCCACCGACAACCTACTGGATGACGAGTATAAAGAACTCTTGCCCCTGAACTTTCCAGAACCGGCAATCCGCTTCAAAAGCGTGATGCATATCCTCTGCTTTGACCGGATCCTTGAGGGAATCTGCCGCCAGGGAATCAAAGACGGACTCATTCACCCCGCTCAGCACGAACCCCTCATGACCGCTATATTTCAGGCCATGGTGCCTATAGGTGCCGAAGAGGCCCTGGAGGAAGGTGGCATCAGCGAAATCATCACCCCGACTGCCATCCTGAGTAGTGTCCACATGTATAAAGGCGGAAAACTCCTGTGTCTTGCCTTCACCGCCCCGCTTCTCCTCGAAAGTAAGCGCCACTCGCTCGTATCCCTGGCAGAAACAGGAGTCTACCGAATCGGCATGGCGTTACAGGTTATTGATGACCTCACCGACTTCTATCAGGATATCGCGGCCAAAAACCACAACTTCCTGCTGTCATCAGTTCATCACGAGGGTCGGGCAGACGAACAAGAACAACTCAAAGCCACACTCAAAGAGGCAAACCAGGATACCACCACCCAGCCCCCAGTAGAAATCCTGTTCCCGGAAACAATCAAACGGGTCATGGCCCAAACCATCGGAGAGGCGCTCGCCGGCTTTGCCGCCTTGAAAGAGACCGGATTCTGGTATAATGAAAAACAGGCGCTTAGAGTCATCCGCTTCCTCTTCACCATCCGTGGAGTCGGCCACCTCTTGCCCTTTTTCCCGGAGCCAGGCACTGCCCTGCGCCTGACCTCACACTTAGACACTTGAACCCCCAAAGTCATGATTACCACCCGCGGTCGGGACCTGAACCATGTGGCATCCCTCTACGACCCCGTAATTGAGATCTTATCCTTCGGTCGGGAGCAGCGCTTCAGAGACTTAAGTCTTGAGCACATGGCGATCCGTCCTGATGACCGTATCCTCGACATTGGCTGCGGCACCGGAACTCTCACTCTCCTGGCAGCCAAACACCTTACCGTCACCGGCAACGCAACCGGTATCGACGCTGCGACAAAGATGATTGCCATCGCCCGCAACAAAGCCGAACAGCAGGGAATTCCAGCCCGTTTTGAACACGCCGTGGCGGAAGCCCTCCCCTTTAACGATAGTGCGTTCACCTTGGTTGTCAGCTCCATGTTCTGCCACCATATCGATCTGGAACTCAAGCGCTTAGCGTTTCGCGAGATGCTCCGGGTTCTCGCCCCCGGCGGTCGGCTGGTCTGTGCCGACATTGACCGCCCCACCACCATCCTCGGTTGGCTGACCGGCTGGACAGGACGCTGGCTGCTGCTGCAGCCGGAACTTGCCGACAACCTCCGCGGCCTATTGCCAAACTTAATTGAAGAGGCCGGATTTATCGCTGTCCGCCGAGTTGCCCACGTCCATGGCCTGATCTCAGTATTCACCGCCATCAAAAGTGATACCAACCCCGGCAACAGACCAGCCTCCGAGGTGTCTCGGCCATGAAGGCGCTGACAATCACCATCCTCTTAGCCTTCCGCAATCTGACCCGCAACCGCCGCCGCTCTGCCCTCACCATCGCCGCCATCGCCTTTGCCCTGGCATGCCTGCTGGTGTTCGGCGCACTCAAGAAGGGGCTGCATCAGACCATGGTCGCCACCACCACCAATACCGACATCGGTGTCATTCAGATCCACGGACAGGGTTACGCCCCTACCCTGGTAAACCTCACCCCACTGCCCAACCCGGACGAGGTCACACAAACCTTGCGCACCCTCAAGATCAACTCCTTTGCCCGCCGACTCAAAGCAAATGGCTTGATCCTCGCTGGGGCAAAGAGCGCTGCCGTGGTCATTCACGGCGTCATCCCTGAAGAGGAACGCACGGTCACCGTGGTCCATGAGCGAATGGTCATGGGTTCACCCCCGGCAGGTCCCCTTGAAGCCATGGTCGGCCAGGCCCTCGCCACCTCCTTTGGTCTCGGCATAAACGACCAGCTTACCATAATGACCCAAGACGTGTTCGGCACCCCGAAAAGCCGCACACTTACCATCACCGGTATCTATCAAACAGGGGTCGCAGCTTTTGACCAAGGGCATATCTTTCTCCCCCTTACCTCGCTCCAGTCACTCCTTGATGCCGCAGAGATGATCAGCGAAATAGCCATCGCTCTTCCCGCAGAACCACTGAGCGCTTTAGTCTCCAGACTGAGGCAACAGCTTGATTCCCGCTATCAGGTATCAAGCTGGGAAGATATCGCCCCAGACGTTACTCAACTGATCGCCTTAAACGATTCAACAATGCAGATCCTGATCGCCATAGTTTTTCTGATTGTCGCCATGGGTATCGTCAACACCATGACTACCGTTACTTTTGAACGGTTCAGGGAATTCGGCACCATCGCCGCCTTGGGCGCTACTCCGTCCGGGATCATAGCCTTAGTGACAGCTGAGGCCCTGGCCCTAGGAGTGATCGCATCGTTTACCGGAACCATCATCGGCCTTGCTCTTTGCCTCTATCTTGCGAATCACGGCATCGATCTGACCACACTCACCAGCAACAACCAGTACTTCAGCAACAACCATGTCCTAAAAGCAGCGCTAGACTGGCACACTGTCGCAAGCACCAACGGTTTCACCTTAACAACCTCGCTCGTGGCTGGGCTCTACCCTGCCTGGCTTGCGGCTCGCCAAAATCCGGCCCAAGCACTCAGCCGCCCATAACCCATGAACACAACGTCTCCGCTCATCACCGTCACAGACGCCTGGCGGCTATACGGTTCCCTTAACCAGGACCAGGCGCTAGCCGGGGCGACCCTAGCCGTAGACAAAGGCGAATTTGTCTGCTTAGCAGGACCCTCCGGTTCCGGTAAAACCACTCTCTTAAACCTCATTGGGCTGCTTGATCTGCCAGACAAAGGGCAGATAACAATCATGGGCCATGACACCATGAGCCTGACACTCAGACAGCGGGCCATCTTCCGCCGTTGTTCCCTTGGCTTCATCTTCCAAGCATATAATCTGATCCCCGTCCTTTCCGTTGCCGAAAATGTGGAATACCCTCTGATCCTAAGAGGGAAGGAGAAACAGGAGCGCGCCCACCTGGTAGAGAGAGCCCTGAAGTTAGTCGAAATCTCCCAGCACGCTCTCAAACGGCCCGGCGAACTCTCCGGCGGCCAGCAACAACGGGTGGCTGTGGCAAGAGCTATTGCAGGATCGCCCCCGATCATCCTGGCAGACGAACCGACAGGCAGCTTGGACTCCGGCACAGGCACCGCGCTGATGAACCTCCTGCTGCGACTGAACCAACAATTGGGCATCACCTTTATCTTCTCGTCCCACGACCCCAACGTTACATCCAGGGCTCAACGCATTATCACCCTGCGTGACGGTAAAGTAGCCCACGAATTAACCGAGACAAAAGAAAAGCGAAGAAAGTGCAGCCCCCCTCAATCAAGCGAAAATACTTGATCTTGAAGAACACAAGGGGTACATAATCGAACCTGATGGTGACTCAAGTCCAGACAGGAAAGGGCACGTTGAAGCCCAGACAATAAAACGCAACAAAGTTCATCGAATCGACCCTCCACCCCTTGACATATCTCACCACTGATTTACAAACCGCTACAGTATAACGTACGCCGACTATCCAACCTTCTCAGCAATGACTAAACGCCCCGCCCGTAAAGACCTCCGTGACCGGCTTTTCACCATCGCCCTCCATCTGCTGATCGAACTGCTCCGTCACCTTCCCCGCATGAGCGCCATAGCTCTAATGCGGGGAATCGGCCGCCTCATCTTCACCCTTGGCAAAGAAGGGAGAACCTTGACTATCCGCCACCTGACCATAGCCTTTGCCAATGAAAAATCTCCACGAGAAATCCGCACGCTGGCAGGCCGAGTCTACCGCCATTTCGCCACCGCCCTTGCCGACACCATCCGGCTGCCAGTCAATCTCCGCCAAGGCATCAACACACTGATCACCGCCCAAGGAATACATCACCTAGACCAGGCCCTGGCCAGTGGCAAGGGAGTATTGATAATCACCGGCCATTTCGGCAACTGGGAACTTCTCGGTGCCTGGCTGGCCCAAAACGGCTACCCCCTACGCGTGGTCGGCACCACCCTCGAAAACGAAGGGTTAAACAAGATCGTAGTCAATATGCGTAACGCCTCCGGCTATACCAACATCGCCCGCGGCGCCGGAACCAGGGAGATCATCCGCAGCCTGCACCAAGGGTGCGCTATCGGCCTGCTCATCGACCAGGATACCAGCGTACCAGGAGTCTTCGTCCAGTTCTTTGGAAAGCCAGCCCATACCCCAACCGGTCCGGCAATCCTAGCCAGGAAATTAGGCATTCCGATCATCCCCATCTTTATGCATCTAAAAGATGACCTCACCTACCATATAGAATGCGAACCGCCCCTGAAACTGATCTCCACCGATGACGCAAAACACGACTTACTCGTCAACACCCAACTCTGCTCCGACACTTACGAACAAGTCATCCGCCGCTTTCCAGAACAATGGGTCTGGATGCATAAACGATGGAAAACAAGGCCTGACGCACCAGAATCAACTACTCAACAAAAGGCAGAGCCCAGTAATTTCCCTTGACCCAACCCTTCCCGGGTCATGATCTGTGAAAGCAGGGCATGCAGCTGATGAGCGCCCATCCCACCCCAGTTCGGCTGGACCAGCAGCGAGGGATCACTGTAACTCCATAACCGATGAATCACCACCGACGCAGGGACATAGGCCAAGAGTCGAGCCAGAATCGTCAGATACTCATGAGGGGGGTAGGTGATAAAGGGCTCCGTCTCATACTCGCGATGCAAAA encodes the following:
- a CDS encoding MFS transporter; the encoded protein is MSSETHHDSDEMRVIWLTSGSHFMTHGFMTLFSAVMVVIAGENSMSFMEIGVIANVGYFLYGLGGIPAGYMADRFGAKQVLTVGVLGMSISSIMVGMSYGMWPFAVSYALLGLFASIHHPAGLSFIARGVGSRRGKAMGIHGVFGNLGLFLAPMAGAGCIWLFSSWRAPYLVYGVMGLIFGLILHRAEVPGEANLSLSAMVRRRSGKERGESVIAASPKGTSGEGSLVPVALILLLVGSVLSGFIFRGSLTFLPALLRQEVRFVTNHDFPVVMAGYLTTGVLSFGLIGAWFGGYINDKIKKPEFFPALVFALVAPIFYLISRYSDYKLIIMCCFFSLIYYAWQPCQNYLIAKYTRKSSHGMGFGINFFLLFGIGSIATSVGGYVTDGLGVDHFYGLMAIVSIVALLVSFAVYFVRNIQVSFSWRRPRFVWRMEREPML
- a CDS encoding right-handed parallel beta-helix repeat-containing protein, with product MLRRGVMRGVTWVFYVLAVSMVVGVTGCGNKQQTVELSKQTLDKDTTWEGMVLVNGDIDVPPGVTLTVMPGTTVKFTRIDEKSDQNMYSIDSPYYPGAEIIVRGRIIARGTADKTIVFTSAEIDARPADWGAINLLGSEGNVIEYCKILFGYNGVHGHGASAAINYNEFAKNGIGVSCKKEEEDPSAPWFGKMSDMEITHNRFVNNKGGIGFRNSKAVVKHNLIQENKFFGIFPKDEVQAVISDNEITGNKKGVYLYQAQGVKINRNNIYDNTDYNIAVAEAQDFDVDARENWFGTDDGQKIDELIFDKKDDPTMGSVIIEPVLKERVKWQ
- a CDS encoding YedE-related selenium metabolism membrane protein, whose translation is MRKSVFVLMGAVIGIGAVILSYYGNPANTGLCVSCFMENMAGALGLHANERMQYLRPEIIGIVLGAFAWSVYRKDFIATGGSSPLLRFVVGVLLIIGCSVFIGCPVKMVLRLAAGDIGALVGVVGLVAGIYIGLEFVENGFQLGKASEVPKASGYMLPGFMFLLLVLSVMKPSFIGESIKGGGALHAPFVLALGLGLLVGGWSQHTQFCITGGIARFFLWGPREVMNCPRSTGLLISLGSFFSFALVASLLTGQFSFGLNGQPSSNDSYGWAFLGMLLVGFGSVLIRGCPLRQLVASGQGDTDAGVTVLGMLVGAALVQNWGLGGTAAGTPIKAQVAVLFGIILLLVVGMVNRRRGYGIAPEYQLGLD
- a CDS encoding PKD domain-containing protein; this encodes MNRLHILSTMLLCLTIPCHTWANTTRILRIELSYSGSAVSYNLYKDGVRVCSNMNTDESQIDCPVEIDPTPMTFIITAVDQNGTESPQSAPYILVPPELPTASFTSTIISKTEPALVSFDASDSVDFDGMIIRYDWDFGDGSTGAGKFIDHPYPTPGTYTTRLTVIDDDSHSAEMTSLLTIAPAPVAISQSLTTRENCTLRGILTAENSPEETTLTFTLETTPQHGIIKEFDTRTGGFAYTPHPDFNGADHFTFTASNETMNSSQATVSVTVTPANNAPTTVTDFGKVNTRRSIVIPVATNDSDLDGDLLTVVSVTPPSSGKAQIINNSICYTAPNTAGLVIFWYQISDDKGKISLGTVEVAVSN
- a CDS encoding MFS transporter, which translates into the protein MFWWMTLAGRHCFLDEGRASRDMSDTPATLPRRDSQWGDSALDASIRDGSANAVMLGCGEAYLGPFGVFLQATTVQIGLLSALPQLVGAVMQWWSAIAMDSCPSRLRRIMRSVLVQALVWFPLAGISLALGHGPLTAACVIVLAVVNQAATGFTAPVWNSLIGDMVPGNIRGRFFGFRNRVNGLSSFVALTCAGLTLHIFERRGDAAWGFMLIFLAAGVARLISRRWLGLYRDPAWSVDSAQVFTFRQFLRRSPHSNFAKYVFYVGLVNLAVSFSAPYFALYMLRDLKFSYLEFTVVVSVATVTQFLMFRYWGELSDRFGNKKILSLCGWGISVVPALWLFSSHIVYLMLIQVVAGIIWAGFSLASSNFLFDAVSPPKRARCVAYQGLINGAAVLCGSLGGGFVAGHLPASFSLGSWTWAPQFILPVIFLLSGMMRFAAAALLLHKFREVRPVEAIRHRDLVYRVSHIRPIAGATFSLLTGSAGDSKSVDEEEK